From the genome of Globicephala melas chromosome 11, mGloMel1.2, whole genome shotgun sequence, one region includes:
- the LOC115844161 gene encoding HLA class II histocompatibility antigen, DO alpha chain encodes MVLSGGLVLGLHSLMTLLSPQEAGAIKADHMGSYGPAFYQSYDGSGQFTHDFDGEQLFSVDLKKREAVWRLPEFGNFAYFDPQHGLASITMIKAHLDVLVERSNRTRAANVPPRVTVLPKSHVELGQPNVLICVVENIFPPVINITWLRNGQTITEGVAQTSFYAQPNHLFRKFHYLPFVPSVDDFYDCKVEHWGLDQPLFKHWEPQVPTLLPDTTETLVFTLGLALGLAGFLVGVILIITGTCLSSTPR; translated from the exons ATGGTCCTCAGTGGGGGGCTGGTCCTGGGACTCCACAGCTTGATGACCCTCCTGAGCCCCCAGGAAGCTGGGGCCATCAAGG CTGACCACATGGGCTCCTACGGACCGGCCTTCTACCAGTCCTATGATGGCTCGGGTCAGTTCACCCACGATTTCGATGGAGAGCAGCTGTTCTCTGTGGACCTGAAGAAGAGGGAGGCTGTGTGGCGTCTGCCTGAATTTGGCAACTTTGCCTACTTTGACCCGCAGCATGGGCTGGCCAGTATCACGATGATCAAAGCGCATCTGGACGTCTTGGTGGAGCGCTCGAACCGTACCAGAGCCGCCAACG TGCCCCCAAGAGTGACTGTGCTGCCCAAGTCTCACGTGGAGCTGGGCCAGCCCAACGTCCTCATCTGCGTCGTGGAGAACATCTTCCCCCCTGTCATCAATATCACCTGGCTGCGCAACGGTCAGACCATCACCGAGGGGGTGGCCCAGACCAGCTTCTATGCCCAGCCCAACCATCTGTTCCGGAAGTTCCACTACTTGCCCTTCGTGCCCTCGGTGGATGACTTCTATGACTGCAAGGTGGAGCACTGGGGCCTGGACCAGCCACTCTTTAAGCACTGGG agCCCCAGGTGCCTACCCTGCTGCCTGACACCACAGAGACCCTGGTCTTCACCCTCGGCCTGGCCCTTGGCCTGGCCGGCTTCCTCGTGGGCGTCATCCTCATCATCACAGGCACATGCCTGTCCAGCACCCCCAG GTAA